The following coding sequences are from one Paracoccus alcaliphilus window:
- a CDS encoding flagellar hook protein FlgE, protein MSMSSAMNAGVAGLAAHSTKLATISDNIANSGTNGYKRMETEFDSIVLNQHRASGHYAAGGVRTTTKRIVTEDGALITTTNPLDLSIDGRGMLPVTSAVDLDNNFETLPMMMTRTGSFRPDDSGILRTASGLVLLGWPAQSDGTVPIMPRDTMGTLEPIQLSPSQTVGDPTTRISMGITLPAAHTRPDATGDSLPLKIEYFGNLGTSESLSMTFIPETGNPIGMSNTWVMEVRDSASDPANNLIGSYRIQFDDSQANGGSIADVEVLSGGAYDAASGTLNLQVAGGPLSLVIGSPGATTGMRQLSASFSPAPISKNGSPVGNLVTVEVDEDGFLRATYDTGFVKTLYQIPLVDVPNPDGLLALDAQTFKISPESGSLFMWDAGDGPTGAVMGYALEASTTDIAYELTQMITTQRAYSSNAKVIQTVDEMLQETTNIKR, encoded by the coding sequence ATGTCCATGTCCTCTGCCATGAATGCCGGTGTTGCCGGGCTAGCGGCACATTCGACCAAGCTGGCCACGATCTCGGACAATATCGCGAATTCGGGCACCAACGGCTACAAGCGGATGGAGACCGAGTTCGACTCGATCGTTCTCAACCAGCATCGTGCCAGCGGCCATTACGCGGCAGGCGGTGTCCGCACCACCACCAAACGTATCGTGACCGAGGATGGGGCGCTGATCACGACCACCAATCCTCTGGATCTTTCCATTGACGGGCGCGGCATGCTGCCGGTGACCTCGGCCGTCGATCTGGATAACAATTTCGAAACCCTGCCGATGATGATGACCCGCACCGGATCGTTCCGGCCCGACGATTCGGGTATCCTGCGGACAGCTTCGGGGCTGGTGCTTCTGGGCTGGCCTGCGCAATCGGATGGTACGGTGCCGATCATGCCGCGCGATACGATGGGTACGCTGGAACCGATCCAGCTCTCGCCCAGTCAGACGGTGGGTGATCCGACCACGCGCATCTCGATGGGGATCACCTTGCCCGCCGCACATACCCGCCCGGATGCGACGGGCGATTCCCTGCCATTGAAGATCGAATATTTCGGCAATCTCGGCACCTCTGAATCGCTGAGCATGACCTTCATTCCAGAGACGGGCAATCCGATCGGCATGTCGAATACCTGGGTGATGGAAGTCAGGGATTCGGCTTCGGATCCGGCCAATAACCTGATCGGCTCCTACCGGATCCAGTTTGATGACAGCCAGGCGAATGGCGGCAGCATCGCCGACGTGGAGGTTCTTTCCGGTGGGGCTTATGACGCTGCTTCGGGGACGTTGAACCTGCAGGTCGCGGGCGGCCCGCTCAGCCTTGTGATCGGATCACCGGGTGCGACTACGGGAATGCGGCAATTGTCGGCAAGCTTCTCGCCCGCGCCGATCTCGAAGAACGGCTCGCCTGTGGGCAATCTCGTCACTGTCGAGGTCGATGAGGATGGCTTCCTCCGGGCGACTTATGACACGGGTTTCGTCAAGACGCTGTATCAGATCCCGTTGGTCGATGTGCCGAACCCCGATGGATTGCTGGCATTGGACGCGCAGACTTTCAAGATTTCGCCGGAATCCGGCAGCCTGTTCATGTGGGATGCGGGCGATGGTCCGACCGGTGCGGTGATGGGCTATGCGCTTGAAGCATCGACAACCGATATCGCCTATGAGCTGACGCAGATGATCACCACTCAAAGGGCCTATTCATCGAATGCCAAGGTGATCCAGACCGTCGATGAAATGCTGCAGGAAACGACGAATATCAAACGGTAA
- the flgK gene encoding flagellar hook-associated protein FlgK, giving the protein MSIARALSNAVSGLAAVSRGTETVAANLANLATPGYARRDVALSPLGFGANSGGVRVNGIMRIVDAGILGETRLTEAARSNAAIHSGFAAEMEAVVGVPGNADSLASKLTDLQSALVSASTRPEDEVRLQIAVSAAEKLADKLNEISNTIQAARTAADNAIAADVEVLNGSLDRVADLNRRIATISAKGADPSSLMDQRQQVIDQIARIVPVQEVVRDNGHVALFTTEGAVLLDGSQPNHLTFQPSGSLTPEMSVGTPPVGILQQDGRELTAGGMGLFVGGSLAASFAVRDEFAPQMQVEIDTIALELHDRFALSTTDPTLDPGEPGLFTDAGGSASLATLTGLSGRITINETVQDALWRLRAGIGADNPGPIADSAQLLRLSNSLTAVLAPPNSGAFNGNTTLAARFSQLEAMTVSRRVASEADTAIQNARHERITSTFLSQGVDSDFEMQRLLQYEQAYAANARVIQAIDEMMQSILRL; this is encoded by the coding sequence ATGAGTATCGCAAGAGCCCTTTCAAACGCAGTGTCCGGTCTGGCCGCTGTTTCGCGAGGGACCGAAACGGTTGCCGCCAACCTCGCCAATCTTGCCACTCCCGGCTATGCAAGGCGTGATGTCGCCCTGTCCCCTCTGGGGTTCGGGGCAAATAGCGGCGGCGTTCGGGTCAACGGCATCATGCGCATCGTCGATGCCGGGATACTGGGCGAAACCCGCCTGACCGAAGCCGCCCGATCCAATGCGGCGATCCATTCGGGCTTTGCTGCTGAAATGGAAGCGGTTGTGGGTGTGCCGGGGAATGCCGACAGCCTCGCCAGCAAGCTGACCGACCTGCAATCTGCGCTGGTTTCCGCCAGTACCCGCCCAGAAGACGAGGTGCGTTTGCAAATCGCTGTTTCGGCAGCGGAGAAACTGGCGGACAAGTTGAATGAGATCAGTAACACGATACAGGCGGCCCGAACCGCAGCTGACAATGCCATAGCTGCCGATGTTGAGGTCCTGAATGGCAGCCTTGACCGGGTTGCGGACTTGAACCGGCGCATTGCGACGATTTCCGCCAAAGGCGCTGATCCATCTTCGCTGATGGATCAGCGCCAGCAGGTCATTGATCAGATCGCGCGGATCGTCCCGGTTCAGGAGGTTGTCAGGGACAATGGTCACGTTGCCTTGTTTACGACCGAAGGCGCGGTTCTTCTTGACGGCAGCCAGCCCAATCATCTGACATTTCAGCCCTCCGGCTCCCTGACTCCGGAGATGAGCGTCGGGACGCCGCCCGTCGGCATCCTTCAGCAGGACGGAAGAGAACTGACCGCTGGTGGTATGGGCCTGTTCGTCGGCGGCTCTCTCGCGGCCAGTTTTGCTGTACGAGACGAGTTTGCCCCGCAGATGCAGGTCGAGATCGACACTATTGCGCTTGAGCTGCACGATCGATTTGCGTTGAGCACCACCGATCCGACGCTAGATCCAGGTGAGCCGGGATTGTTTACCGATGCAGGCGGTTCCGCGTCATTGGCCACGTTGACCGGGCTGTCGGGGCGCATCACCATAAACGAGACCGTGCAGGATGCGCTGTGGCGACTCCGTGCGGGGATAGGTGCCGACAACCCCGGTCCTATCGCGGACAGTGCTCAACTGCTCCGTCTCAGCAACTCTCTCACGGCCGTGCTCGCACCTCCAAACAGCGGGGCTTTCAACGGAAATACGACCCTTGCTGCGCGCTTTTCCCAGTTAGAAGCAATGACGGTATCACGCCGAGTCGCGTCCGAGGCAGATACTGCAATTCAGAATGCGCGCCACGAACGGATAACATCAACCTTCCTGTCTCAGGGGGTTGATAGCGATTTCGAGATGCAGCGCCTGTTGCAGTACGAGCAAGCCTATGCCGCCAATGCACGTGTAATCCAAGCCATTGATGAAATGATGCAAAGCATCCTGAGGTTGTAA
- a CDS encoding IS5-like element ISPpa3 family transposase translates to MSKPEPTRYRTMNWKSYNDALKRRGSLLIWLDKDMVWRAPKSGCNGRPPVFSDAAIQFCLMVKVLFGLPLRQTTGMVASILSMAGLDWRVPDFSTLSRRQKRITVQITSRRAPGPLNLLVDSTGIKFLGDGEWLARKHGPHRRRQYRKVHLAMDTATGDIRAVEFTSSREGDSPVLPDLLNQIPEDEQIGTVTGDGAFDTRRCHTAILDRGGTAIIPIRRNGRLWKEDCPAARARNEILRATQRLGRAIWKRWSGYHVRSRIEARMRCLKAFGERISSRDPDRQTAEIHIRIALMNRFNALGSAEIKRVA, encoded by the coding sequence ATGAGCAAGCCTGAGCCCACCCGCTACCGCACGATGAACTGGAAGTCCTACAACGATGCCTTGAAGCGGCGCGGGTCCCTTCTGATCTGGCTGGACAAGGACATGGTTTGGCGCGCACCCAAATCCGGATGCAATGGTCGGCCGCCGGTCTTCTCTGATGCCGCGATCCAGTTCTGCTTGATGGTGAAGGTTCTGTTCGGCCTGCCTCTCCGGCAAACGACAGGGATGGTGGCGAGCATCCTTTCGATGGCCGGGCTCGACTGGCGGGTGCCCGATTTCTCGACCCTGAGCCGCAGGCAGAAGCGCATCACGGTTCAGATCACGAGCCGCCGTGCGCCGGGGCCGCTGAACCTGCTGGTGGACAGCACCGGGATCAAGTTTCTTGGTGATGGGGAATGGCTTGCCCGCAAGCATGGCCCGCATCGCCGACGCCAATATCGTAAGGTTCATCTGGCGATGGACACGGCTACAGGTGACATCCGCGCCGTCGAATTCACCTCAAGCCGTGAAGGCGACAGCCCTGTTCTGCCCGACCTGCTCAACCAGATCCCAGAGGATGAACAGATCGGCACCGTCACCGGCGACGGTGCCTTTGACACCCGACGCTGCCACACCGCGATCCTGGATCGAGGCGGCACCGCTATCATCCCGATCCGGAGGAATGGCCGTCTCTGGAAGGAGGATTGCCCCGCAGCCAGGGCGCGCAACGAGATCCTCCGGGCAACCCAGCGCTTGGGCAGGGCCATATGGAAGCGCTGGTCAGGTTATCACGTCCGAAGCAGGATCGAGGCAAGGATGCGCTGCCTCAAGGCCTTCGGTGAACGCATCTCATCACGAGACCCGGACCGCCAGACCGCCGAAATCCATATCCGCATCGCCCTCATGAACCGCTTCAATGCCCTCGGATCCGCCGAGATCAAACGCGTGGCATGA